The genomic stretch CGCGTCGCCTTCGCCGGGAACCTGCTGGGGGGTGCGGCGTACTTCGGCGTGATCGCGTATCTGCCGCTGTACGCGCAGGGTGTGACGGGCGGGAGCGCCACCGCGGCCGGCGCCATTCTCACGCCCATGCTGGTCGGGTGGACGCTGACCGCCATCGTGACCGCGCGGCTGGTCAAGACCGTCCCGCTGGCCCGCATCGCGCAGGCCGGCTTCCTCGTGCTGGTCGTGATGTTCGCCGCGCTGATCTTCGCCGTGCATGCGCCGCTGTGGGTCACGAGCGTCCTGGGCTTCGCGGTGGGCACCGGCATGGGCTTCGCCATGCTCAGTCTGCTGCTGGCCGCGCAGGAGGGCAGCCCCCGTGCCGAACTGGGCGCTGTGACCAGCGGCGTCCTGTTCGCCCGTCAGATGGGCGGCGCCCTGGGCGTGGCCCTCATGGCCCTGCTGATCGGCCCGGCGGCCATCGAGACGGGTGGCTACCAACTCGCCGAGGGCCTGCGCCGCGCCTACGAGCTGTCTCTGGGCCTGGTGATCGTCGCCTTCGTCCTGAGCCTGCTCCTGCGCGTGATCCCTGCCAGTCAGAGCGGAAGGGCCAGCGAGCGGCCAGTGAGCGTGGAGTAGGGAGAGAAGAACCCCTCACCCTTCCGTCGCTCCGCTCCTCCCTCTGCCACGCTTGATGTGAGATGAGAAGAGGCCGTTTCGGGACAAAATAGAAATTCGGCGTCCAGTACGAGGGCGAGCTGCGCCCGCCACCCCCTCCCAACCTCCCCCGCAAGGGGGGAGGGGTTAAAACATGGCGTCTACGTTGATGGAACTTTGTTCAGGCGGGGAGGAGCTGAAAACCGAAGCCCCTGCCCCTGACCGAATGCCATCGGGCGCAAAGCGCACGGGCGGTGACGGCGTGAACGCAAGAAGCAGGTATGCCGCCTCCACAGCCTGGAGAACACGGCCACCAGCGCCGTCCAACACGCACTTTGCCGAGCGCAGCGCTGAGCTCCCCTGCCCCTCTGGGGTAGGGGCTGGGGGTGGGGTAGCCCGCCGCAGGCGCCCACCTTCCACCCCACCTCCTCACGCCACCGGGTAGAAGAACACCGCGAAGGCCAGGATGGCGTACACCCCCAGCAGCAGGACCCCCTCCAACCAGTTCGTCTCGCCGTCACGGACGACCGAGTTCCCGATCAGCACGGCCGCGCCGATGGCGATGAGTTCCAGCGGGGTGACGACCAGGTTCATGGGCTTGCCGACGATCAGCCCCGCCAGCACCAGCAGCGGCGCGACCAGCAGCGCGACCTGCACGGTGGAACCCAGGCTGATGGTCATCGAGAGATCCATCTTGTTGCGCAGGGCGAACATGACGGCGGCGGCGTGTTCGGCAGCGTTGCCGATGATCGGGATCAGGATCAGGCCGACGAAGAACTCGGTCAGGCCCAGGCTGGCGGTGGCGGCTTCCAGGGTACCGACTAGGAATTCCGACATGAAGGCCACGCCGATCGTCGCGGCGGCCAGCACCCCCACGGCCACCGGAACGCTCCACAGCGGGCCGTCGTGCTCGTCGTGGGTGCCCTCGTCGTCGGACGTCGAGAGGATGTCCTTGTGGGTGCGCAGCGTGAACAGGATGTACGCGACGTACATGATGATCAGCACGACGGCGGCGGCGTCGCTGAGGTTCACGTCCAGCTGGGCGACCAGTTCCGGAGCGACGGCCCGCGCCGAGAGATCGAAGATGGTGGGGATGCTCAGCGCGATCAGGCTGATGGTAAGCAGGCTGGCGATGGTGCTGGCGGATTTGAGGTTGAACTTCTGCTCCTTGTATTTCAGGCCGCCCAGGAACACGGCGAGACCCATGACCAGCAGCAGGTTCCCGAGGATCGAGCCGATGATGCTGGCCTTGACGACCTCCAGCTTGCCCGCCTGAAGCGCGAAAAAGGCGATGATCAGCTCGGTGGCGTTGCCGAAGGTGGCGTTCAGGAGGCCGCCGACGGTACTGCCCGCCCGCACGGCAAGCTGTTCGGTGGCGTTGCCCATGATCCCGGCCAGCGGCAGGATCGCCAGACACGCGCTGATGAAGATCAGCGTGGGGTTGCCGTGTGTGATCTCCAGAAACACGGCGATGGGCAGGAAAATCAGCAGGGCGTTAAGCCACTTCATGAATGTGACCTCATACACGCAGCGTAGGCGCGGGCGGATGGCCACGGAAGGGGCCGTGCGTTCATGTTCGGCGCTGCCCGCCGGACGATGAGGGTCACGGACACCCGTGGTGCCCCTCTGGTAGCCTGCAAGGCGGCATGGCGACGGTGGCAGAACTCCGGGAGAAGCTGCGGCGTCCACTGAGCGCCGAGCTGGCGTCCGGCTGCCAGAACCGCGTGGTGGCGGGCGGCGTGGAGAAGCTGCTGGCCTCCCCGCTGGGCAATCCCTTCCCGAAGGTGCGCGAGACGCTGCGCGGCTACGGCGAATGGGACGCCGGGGCGCGCGAGGCAGCGATCCGGGCGGCCCTGGCGCTGCTGGTGGACGAGCAGGCCGCGGTGAAAGTGCCCGCGAAGACGGCGGCGAAGGTGGCCACGCCCGTCGCGGCTCCCGGCGAGAGATTGCCGCCGGACGCGCCGGTGGAGCGCCTGAACACCGGCCCGGGCGGTGCCCGCAAGCTCCAGTCGCTGGGCCTGCACCTGCTGCGCGACGTGCTCCACGCCTACCCCCACCGCCACGAGGATCGCCGCGCGCTGCCGGATCTGGCCGAAGTCGAGGAGGGCCAGAAGGTCACGGTGGAGGGCCGCGTGGTCGCCAAGTCCCGCCGCAGCCCGCGCCCGGGCATGCTCGTCATTGACGTGACGCTGGAGACGCCGTCCGGCGGGCGCGTGAAGGCCACGTGGTTCAACCAGCCGTGGGTCGAAAAGCAGCTGCGCGAGGGAGCCCGGCTGGTGCTGACCGGCCGCGTGAAGAAGTTCGGGCGCAGCGTGCAGCTGGGTGTGGAGCACCTGGAGACCGTGGACGCCGCGCAGGACAGCCTGAGCACCGGGCGGATCGTGGGCGTGTACGACAGCAAGGACGGCATCTCGCAGGAGTTCCTGCGCCGTGCCGCGCACCGCGCGCTGGAGACCGTGCCGCTGGACGACTACCTGCCCGCGCACTGGCGGCGGCAGTACGCCCTGACCGACCTGGGCGACGCGCTGTGGGGCATGCACTTCCCGCACGACGAGGCGCACCTGTCGAGGGCCGGCGCTCGCCTGCGCTTCGACGAGTACCTGTTCCTGGAACTGCGCATGCTCCTCCAGGGCGAGGACGCCGTGCTGGAGGGCAAGCGCTTCAACGCGAAGAGCGACGACATCCACACCTTCGAGGGCGCGCTGCCGTTCCGCTTCACGAACGCGCAGCGCCGCGTGCTGCTGGAGATCACCGACGACATGCGCAGCGACCGGCAGATGGCGCGGCTCGTGCAGGGCGACGTGGGGAGCGGCAAGACCGCCGTGGCCGCGTGCGCCCTGTACCTCGCGGTGCGCGACGGGTACCAGGGCGCGCTCATGGCCCCCACAGAGATCCTCGCGCGGCAGCACTACGCGAACCTCGTCGGGTACCTGGGGCAGCTCGACGTGCGCGTGGGCCTGCTGATGGGCGCGATGACCCCTAAGGCCAAGCTGGAGATGCAGACGCGCATTGCCGAGGGCAGCGTGGACGTCGTGGTCGGCACACAGGCCCTCATTCAGGAGAACGTGCGCTTCGACAACCTGGGCCTCGCCGTCGTGGACGAGGAACACCGCTTCGGCGTGCAGCAGCGGCGCAAACTGCTGAGCGGGCGGCCGGACGTGCTGGTCATGTCCGCCACGCCGATTCCCCGCTCGCTGGCGCTCACCGCGTATGGCGACCTGGAACTGTCCATCATCGACGAGCTGCCGCCGGGCCGCACGCCGATCGAGACCAAGCTGATTCAGGACAACTTCCGCGCGCAGGCCTACGGCTTCGTCATGGGCCAGATCCGCGAGGGCCGGCAGGCGTTCGTGGTCACCGCCCTGATCGAGGAGTCCGACACGCTGGAACTCCTCGCCGCCACGCAGCTGGCCGACGACCTCAAGGCCATCCTCCCCGAGGCGCGCATCGACCTGCTGCACGGCAAGATGTCGGCTGCCGAGAAGGACTACGTGATGGAACGCTTCCGGGCGCGGGATTTCGACATCCTCGTGTCCACCACCGTCATCGAGGTCGGGGTGGACGTCCCCAATGCGTCGGTCATGGTCATCGAGAACGCCGAGCGCTTCGGCCTGGCGCAGCTGCACCAGCTCCGGGGCCGCGTCGGGCGTGGCAGTGCCAAGAGCTACTGCGTCCTGATCGCGGGCGAGCACTCCCAGAAGACCCGCAAGAGATTGAAGATCATCGAGGGAAGCACCGACGGCTTCGTCATCGCCGAGGCCGACCTGAAGCTGCGCGGCCCCGGCGAGATCCGCGGCACCCGCCAGAGCGGCATCCCCGACCTGCGGCTGGCCGACCTCGCCAACGACACCGTGATCATCGAACAGGCGCGGGAACTGGCGAAGCACATCCTGGCGCACGACCCGAAGCTGGAGCACCCCAGGTTGCAGTACCTGCGGAGCGAACTGCAGAACCGGAGCCAGAGCGTGGCGTTCCGGGAGGTGATCTGAGTTCGCTATAAAAGAATTTATTCGGTAATACCCATTGAAAAGTCTTCAACTCGCGCATTTAAGAAACCAGCATTTTCTATTCTTCTAGCCATCCCCTCAATATAGTTTGCTGTTGACATATATTCCATTTGATCAATTATTTCCACTCGCCCGATATCATCTAGTCGAGCAAGTTCCATAAAAAATCCTGTAAAACTCTCAAACGAGAACGGGATTAGCTCAAAACGGTTCGTATTAGTATCAAAATATCTATATAGAATGATTTCTGGATCGACTGCCCTATCGCCATTAAGATTAAAAGAATACGCTATATATATCAGATTCTTATCTATCACTCCGATTGAAAGTGGATCGTATCCATCTATTTTTAATCTGATAAAAGCATCTGGGTGGTTTCCAATCCCATATTTTTTAAAAATTACGTTGATAATCATCTGCATATACGAACAGTAACCTGAGAAATTTTGATAAGTATCAGGATTGGGATTGTTCATATCACGATCGGCGGATATTTGTGATTCAACGCGAGGCAGACTATCTGCGATTTCGATTGTATCCTGAACACACTTATTGACATCCCTATTTACTTCTCTACCGGTAAATCTTATAACTCTGAACCCCTTTTTCGATAAGTATCTGTCCCTCTTCGCGTCATATTCCCTCTGCTCTTTACTTGAATGGTAATCGTGCCCATCCAGTTCAACAATTAATCGCCTCTCCGGGATATAGAAGTCGACTCGGTACTTCCAGTCCACCCAAACCTGCCATTGAAGTGATCTAATTTTAGGACGTGCAGCGTTTAAAAAGGACTCTTCGATGTATGAAAATGTAAGATTTTCGTCCACAGAACGATCATACACATCCGCTGGGAACATTGACGACTCAAAACCGGCTCGGCTCGAATGTCCCCTCTTCCACTCGTCGTGTACGTGGATGTGGACGAGACGCTGGTACGCAACGCGGGCCGGGCGCGGATTCCCATTCCGGGGGCAATCCAGCATGTGCGCGAGCTGGCGGCGCAGGGTGCGGAACTG from Deinococcus sp. AB2017081 encodes the following:
- a CDS encoding endonuclease domain-containing protein, producing MDENLTFSYIEESFLNAARPKIRSLQWQVWVDWKYRVDFYIPERRLIVELDGHDYHSSKEQREYDAKRDRYLSKKGFRVIRFTGREVNRDVNKCVQDTIEIADSLPRVESQISADRDMNNPNPDTYQNFSGYCSYMQMIINVIFKKYGIGNHPDAFIRLKIDGYDPLSIGVIDKNLIYIAYSFNLNGDRAVDPEIILYRYFDTNTNRFELIPFSFESFTGFFMELARLDDIGRVEIIDQMEYMSTANYIEGMARRIENAGFLNARVEDFSMGITE
- the cax gene encoding calcium/proton exchanger; translated protein: MKWLNALLIFLPIAVFLEITHGNPTLIFISACLAILPLAGIMGNATEQLAVRAGSTVGGLLNATFGNATELIIAFFALQAGKLEVVKASIIGSILGNLLLVMGLAVFLGGLKYKEQKFNLKSASTIASLLTISLIALSIPTIFDLSARAVAPELVAQLDVNLSDAAAVVLIIMYVAYILFTLRTHKDILSTSDDEGTHDEHDGPLWSVPVAVGVLAAATIGVAFMSEFLVGTLEAATASLGLTEFFVGLILIPIIGNAAEHAAAVMFALRNKMDLSMTISLGSTVQVALLVAPLLVLAGLIVGKPMNLVVTPLELIAIGAAVLIGNSVVRDGETNWLEGVLLLGVYAILAFAVFFYPVA
- the recG gene encoding ATP-dependent DNA helicase RecG: MATVAELREKLRRPLSAELASGCQNRVVAGGVEKLLASPLGNPFPKVRETLRGYGEWDAGAREAAIRAALALLVDEQAAVKVPAKTAAKVATPVAAPGERLPPDAPVERLNTGPGGARKLQSLGLHLLRDVLHAYPHRHEDRRALPDLAEVEEGQKVTVEGRVVAKSRRSPRPGMLVIDVTLETPSGGRVKATWFNQPWVEKQLREGARLVLTGRVKKFGRSVQLGVEHLETVDAAQDSLSTGRIVGVYDSKDGISQEFLRRAAHRALETVPLDDYLPAHWRRQYALTDLGDALWGMHFPHDEAHLSRAGARLRFDEYLFLELRMLLQGEDAVLEGKRFNAKSDDIHTFEGALPFRFTNAQRRVLLEITDDMRSDRQMARLVQGDVGSGKTAVAACALYLAVRDGYQGALMAPTEILARQHYANLVGYLGQLDVRVGLLMGAMTPKAKLEMQTRIAEGSVDVVVGTQALIQENVRFDNLGLAVVDEEHRFGVQQRRKLLSGRPDVLVMSATPIPRSLALTAYGDLELSIIDELPPGRTPIETKLIQDNFRAQAYGFVMGQIREGRQAFVVTALIEESDTLELLAATQLADDLKAILPEARIDLLHGKMSAAEKDYVMERFRARDFDILVSTTVIEVGVDVPNASVMVIENAERFGLAQLHQLRGRVGRGSAKSYCVLIAGEHSQKTRKRLKIIEGSTDGFVIAEADLKLRGPGEIRGTRQSGIPDLRLADLANDTVIIEQARELAKHILAHDPKLEHPRLQYLRSELQNRSQSVAFREVI